The following proteins are co-located in the Trichormus variabilis 0441 genome:
- the cax gene encoding calcium/proton exchanger, whose translation MSGKNIVFLVLLLFIPVSLAAHYLEWGDLIVFVTAGLAILPLAAWMGAATEEIAVVVGPTLGGLLNATFGNATELIIALVALNAGLVNVVKASITGSIIGNLLLVMGLSMLLGGLRHKEQTFQPIVARVNASAMNLAVIAILLPTAMNYTAKGIGEATLQYLSVAVAVVLILVYVLTLIFSMKTHAYLYDVGVAEIETEENPHPKPNIFLWSGVLLVCTLLVAVESELLVDALEVATSQLGLTALFTGVILVPIVGNAAEHATAVTVAMKDKMDLSVSVAVGSSMQIALFVAPVLVIAGWILGQPMDLDFQPFELVAVVVSVLIANSISSDGKSNWLEGTLLLAAYAVLGFAFYFHPDVGGLG comes from the coding sequence ATGTCAGGCAAAAATATTGTTTTTCTCGTCCTATTGCTATTTATCCCGGTGTCCTTGGCAGCACACTATTTAGAGTGGGGGGATCTAATTGTTTTCGTCACCGCAGGCTTGGCAATTCTGCCCTTAGCCGCCTGGATGGGTGCAGCAACTGAAGAAATCGCTGTAGTTGTCGGGCCGACCTTAGGAGGCTTGTTAAACGCTACCTTTGGTAACGCCACAGAATTAATCATCGCTTTAGTGGCTTTAAACGCTGGGCTGGTGAATGTCGTCAAAGCCAGCATCACTGGCTCAATTATTGGTAACTTATTGCTGGTGATGGGTCTTTCCATGCTGTTGGGTGGACTACGCCACAAAGAACAGACCTTTCAGCCAATTGTAGCCAGGGTCAACGCCTCAGCAATGAATTTGGCTGTCATTGCCATTTTGCTCCCCACAGCGATGAACTACACCGCCAAGGGAATTGGGGAAGCAACCCTGCAATATTTATCTGTAGCGGTGGCTGTAGTCTTGATTTTGGTTTATGTCTTGACGCTGATATTTTCCATGAAAACCCACGCCTATTTATACGATGTGGGTGTGGCGGAAATAGAAACAGAGGAAAATCCTCACCCGAAGCCAAATATTTTCTTATGGTCTGGTGTGCTGCTAGTCTGTACCCTACTGGTAGCGGTGGAGTCGGAATTACTAGTTGATGCGTTGGAAGTCGCCACCTCCCAATTAGGTTTAACCGCATTGTTTACCGGGGTGATACTCGTTCCTATTGTCGGTAACGCCGCCGAACACGCCACAGCCGTCACCGTCGCCATGAAAGATAAAATGGATCTCTCCGTTTCCGTGGCGGTGGGTTCCAGTATGCAGATTGCCCTATTTGTGGCCCCGGTGTTAGTCATTGCTGGATGGATACTAGGCCAGCCAATGGATTTGGATTTCCAACCCTTTGAATTAGTGGCTGTAGTTGTATCTGTACTCATTGCCAACAGTATCAGTTCTGATGGTAAGTCCAACTGGTTAGAAGGCACATTACTTTTAGCTGCTTATGCAGTACTAGGATTCGCTTTTTACTTTCACCCAGATGTGGGCGGACTGGGGTAG